ATTCGAGCGGTTTCCTTCTATAGCGGGGTAATTCAACAAACAATATTGCTAGTTAGTAACTTGAAAGGCAAGAGGGGATTATTCATGAGAAAACGAACAGGAGCTATCACTATGATCGCAGCAGCAGCCTTTATAGCAATCTATCCATTACCATCTCAGAATGAAGAAACGGCACAAGAGAATACCCTTCAGGTAACTGAAGATCAAGTAAGTAACGTAGCCATTACTTTAATCGATATCATTGACGGAGATACCATTAATGCGACAGGTTGCTAAAACAGGGCAACTAATAGAGGAGTTTTCACCTTATGGTGTCCCTATCCCTGAGGAAGCAATAAAGGTGATGGTTTTCCTGTTCTTACACTAACAGTATGGAGAAGCCTTCAAGGCTTATATCGTTTTACCTATTCAGGTCAACACAGGCAATCGATGTGAGACAGGAGCAAATGGATGGAGCCTTATATCAAGAGAAACACCTTTCATATGTTGTGTGGTGGACAGAGAAGGTGAGGGATGTCTCTTTTCAGGAGGCTTTTTGAATTCTTCGATGAGAATACAAAAGAAAAGCCTTTTTAATTGACATGGTTTTTCCTGTAGTTTAAAATGTTTCCTAAGGTAAACTTTTTTTAATTAGACCATATATATAGTTAAAGTAAGATGTGGTAAATTTCCACTTTATTTTTTTAATTAAAAATTGCATTAAGTCAACATTTTTCATACAAAGAAAAACATTAGATATGAAGGAGATGATTATTAATGAATCCAGCGCTTTCAGTGAAAAGTTTGTTTGTGTCCTACCATGGTAATGAAGCGGTGAAAAATGTTAGTTTTTCAATAGAACCAGGTAAATTAGTTGGGATTATTGGTCCAAATGGAGCTGGGAAATCAACGCTATTAAAGGCATTGTTAAACCTTATCCCGAAAGATAAAGGCGAAGTTCAAATATACGGAAAAAGTTTTAATGAGCTAAGAAAATCCGTTGCCTATGTCCCGCAAAGGAGCAATATTGACTGGGATTTTCCAATCACTGTTTTAGATACTGTCTTACTCGGAACGTATCCAAAACTAGGTTTATTCAAAAGACCAAAAAAGGCAGAAAAAGAATGGGCGCTACAATGTTTACAAAGGGTTGGTATTGCAGAATTTAGTAAGCGTCAAATTGGAGAACTTTCAGGGGGACAGCAACAACGAGTTTTTTTAGCAAGGGCACTTGCTCAAGAATCTGAAATGCTCTTTCTGGATGAGCCTTTTGTTGGTATAGACGTATCAAGTGAAGAAACCATTATTACTATATTGAAAGAATTAAAGAATAGTGGCAAAACGATTCTTGTTGTTCATCATGATCTAAGTAAAGTCAGTGATTATTTTGACCAACTTGTTCTGTTAAATAAAGAACTTATTGGTTTTGGAGATATAAATCAGGTTTTAAATGCGGAAGTTTTGGCTAAAGCGTATTCTGGACAGTTTTCGTTTCTTGATAGATTGGGGGTGAAGGTATAAATGTCTTTTATTGAGGCTGTGATTCAATACGGATTTTTACAAAAAGCTCTTTTAACCTCTATAATGGTTGGAATTATTTGTGGAGTAGTGGGCTGTTTTATCATTTTAAGAGGA
This Neobacillus sp. YX16 DNA region includes the following protein-coding sequences:
- a CDS encoding metal ABC transporter ATP-binding protein — encoded protein: MNPALSVKSLFVSYHGNEAVKNVSFSIEPGKLVGIIGPNGAGKSTLLKALLNLIPKDKGEVQIYGKSFNELRKSVAYVPQRSNIDWDFPITVLDTVLLGTYPKLGLFKRPKKAEKEWALQCLQRVGIAEFSKRQIGELSGGQQQRVFLARALAQESEMLFLDEPFVGIDVSSEETIITILKELKNSGKTILVVHHDLSKVSDYFDQLVLLNKELIGFGDINQVLNAEVLAKAYSGQFSFLDRLGVKV